The following proteins come from a genomic window of Candidatus Binataceae bacterium:
- a CDS encoding glycosyltransferase family 87 protein, translated as MTTEKRNRAIPASPEVPCPASVSSLSNLEDLIFSERRLSLCGMAFLVAYVAAFAIRFVAGKWMIDREGWPVLLDFVWIWMGGRFALAHNAAGVFNHSLFSSAQASLIGKAPASAALYQYWVYPPTLLLAAAPLALLPYAAAFLVWIGATLCVYLAAIYAILPCTLSIVLALLPCAVIMNVFVGQTAFLTAGLLGFSLVFMQRRPYLSGVLLGLLTYKPQFGVFFSVALLVTRQWGVIAGAIASASLLAAAAAFLFGADAWVLFARSLQAHNPATFLPNYTLEAMNQTVFGLMHWAGAGVIVSWSVHLAVAVPAAALACWLWMRPGPYQLKAAAFGLAVLIASPYVLIYDLTALSVPAAFIVADALASGFLPGERLALLGCFLALFLFVLMPIGPIAMLVMLGLVVRRASYATNAA; from the coding sequence TTGACCACCGAAAAACGCAACCGAGCTATTCCAGCGTCACCCGAAGTACCCTGCCCAGCGTCAGTTTCGAGTCTATCGAATCTCGAGGACCTGATCTTCAGCGAACGTCGGCTGTCGCTGTGCGGGATGGCTTTCCTCGTGGCTTACGTGGCCGCGTTCGCCATCCGCTTCGTCGCCGGCAAGTGGATGATCGATCGCGAGGGTTGGCCGGTTCTCCTCGATTTCGTATGGATATGGATGGGCGGCCGATTTGCGCTCGCGCACAACGCCGCCGGCGTGTTCAACCATTCGCTTTTTTCCTCCGCCCAGGCATCGCTGATCGGGAAAGCTCCTGCCAGCGCCGCTCTCTATCAGTACTGGGTATATCCGCCGACGCTGCTGCTAGCGGCTGCGCCGCTCGCGCTGCTGCCTTACGCGGCCGCGTTCCTGGTCTGGATCGGCGCAACTCTCTGCGTATATTTGGCGGCCATCTACGCGATTCTACCGTGCACGCTGTCGATAGTGTTGGCGCTGCTGCCCTGTGCGGTCATTATGAATGTCTTTGTTGGCCAGACCGCCTTTCTGACCGCCGGCCTGCTCGGTTTCTCGCTGGTCTTCATGCAACGCCGGCCTTACCTGTCCGGCGTATTGCTCGGACTTCTGACATACAAGCCGCAATTCGGAGTTTTCTTCTCTGTCGCCTTGTTGGTAACGCGACAATGGGGCGTGATTGCGGGTGCTATTGCGAGCGCATCGTTGTTGGCTGCGGCGGCCGCTTTTCTGTTCGGCGCCGATGCATGGGTTCTCTTTGCGCGCTCGTTACAAGCCCACAATCCGGCCACCTTCCTGCCCAATTACACGCTCGAAGCCATGAACCAGACCGTCTTCGGCCTGATGCATTGGGCAGGAGCCGGAGTCATCGTCTCTTGGAGCGTGCATCTGGCAGTGGCGGTTCCGGCGGCGGCGCTCGCCTGCTGGCTCTGGATGCGACCCGGGCCTTATCAACTCAAGGCCGCGGCGTTCGGGCTTGCAGTTCTGATCGCGTCGCCTTACGTGCTGATCTACGATTTGACGGCGCTGTCAGTGCCGGCCGCATTCATCGTCGCCGACGCCTTGGCCAGTGGCTTCCTGCCGGGCGAACGCCTCGCCCTGCTCGGCTGCTTCCTGGCGCTATTCCTGTTCGTTCTGATGCCGATCGGGCCGATCGCAATGCTGGTTATGTTGGGACTGGTCGTGCGACGGGCGAGTTATGCGACAAATGCAGCGTAA
- a CDS encoding acyl-CoA dehydrogenase family protein, producing MEFPQDREEKRRALLRAVENVRGVLEAHADEAEEMRTLPAASVAALRDSGLLALKLPAVLGGAEADPMTQFEVFEAASYIDPSAGWCLFIGAASAGMPAAFLPDSAIAKIFAGGRIPNFAASLTPGATMVPVEGGYRLSGRCSWASGIRHSDYISMRGEVVREGRGCPREFRVCVVPVKDGQIHDNWHVMGLKGTGSCDFSVTDLFVPQDFTHDAMAKPVRGGPMYGLTFLGYVAPEAPAFALGVARRALDEVIALARSKARGYTKSVPLAGRAVFQRAIAESELRLRAARAMMLETLEKSWATISARPAAEPPMLAELRAAGAFVMDLALEVTTAAFRYGAGSAVRLGSLLQRCLRDLQTASTHLIVNDSSYENYGQFILGLPGADPMA from the coding sequence GTGGAATTTCCGCAGGATCGTGAAGAGAAACGCCGCGCCTTGCTCCGCGCGGTTGAGAACGTGCGCGGCGTGCTGGAGGCGCACGCGGACGAAGCGGAGGAAATGCGCACGCTGCCGGCCGCCTCCGTCGCGGCGCTGCGAGATTCGGGACTGCTCGCGCTTAAGCTGCCTGCAGTGCTCGGCGGCGCCGAAGCCGACCCGATGACGCAGTTCGAGGTCTTCGAGGCCGCCTCCTACATCGACCCGTCCGCCGGATGGTGCCTGTTTATCGGCGCGGCGTCGGCCGGGATGCCGGCCGCATTCCTGCCCGACTCGGCAATCGCGAAGATCTTTGCCGGCGGACGGATCCCGAACTTCGCCGCCTCGCTCACCCCGGGCGCGACGATGGTGCCGGTCGAGGGCGGCTACCGCCTGAGCGGGCGCTGCTCGTGGGCGAGCGGAATCCGCCATTCGGATTACATCAGCATGCGCGGCGAGGTCGTGCGCGAAGGGCGTGGCTGCCCGCGCGAGTTCCGCGTCTGCGTGGTGCCGGTGAAGGACGGACAAATCCACGACAACTGGCACGTGATGGGGCTCAAGGGCACGGGCAGTTGCGACTTTTCGGTCACAGATCTTTTCGTCCCGCAGGACTTCACCCACGACGCCATGGCGAAGCCCGTGCGCGGCGGTCCGATGTATGGCCTGACCTTCCTCGGCTACGTCGCGCCCGAGGCACCCGCCTTCGCGCTCGGTGTGGCACGCCGCGCGCTGGACGAGGTGATCGCGCTGGCGCGCTCAAAGGCGCGCGGCTACACGAAATCGGTACCCCTGGCGGGACGGGCGGTGTTCCAGCGCGCGATCGCGGAGAGCGAGCTGCGCCTGCGTGCGGCGCGCGCGATGATGCTCGAAACGCTGGAGAAATCGTGGGCAACCATCAGCGCGCGGCCCGCCGCCGAGCCGCCGATGCTCGCCGAGCTTCGCGCGGCCGGCGCGTTCGTGATGGACCTCGCGCTTGAGGTAACCACGGCGGCCTTCCGCTATGGCGCGGGCAGCGCGGTCCGCCTCGGCAGCCTCTTGCAACGATGCCTGCGCGATCTCCAGACCGCGAGCACGCATCTGATCGTCAACGACTCGTCGTACGAGAACTACGGGCAGTTCATCCTCGGGCTGCCCGGCGCGGACCCTATGGCGTAA